DNA sequence from the Hippoglossus stenolepis isolate QCI-W04-F060 chromosome 17, HSTE1.2, whole genome shotgun sequence genome:
AAATATGACTCTCAGCAGCTGGGAGAAGTTCTGCTAAGAGTCCAGACTCTTCACAGAGCGACGGAGATCCACTgaaaaacaggatttaaaaaGTTTAACGAGAATGTCCGGCCTCGGTGGTTTGATCTCAGAATCAATAGTGCATGTGGCATTTTCACCTGATGGTTCAACTGCGGAGCCACAAGTAGACGGAGGTGTACATCCACCatgggaggagagaaagaagaagacagatgaagaggaggaagaagaagatgaggtgTTAAAGAAGGGGGAAGATCatggagacgaggaggaggaggaggcgatcAGCTCTGCTCTTCTGGAGCCGAGCACGTTGCCGTGGCCTGGGGACAAAGACAAGAGGCCTCAGACGGACACCAGCGATGGAGCGTggtcagagagaggagggtcaAAGCCTGAAGAGAGGGACACTGGGATCAGCGCAGGAAGTCTGGACCTGTCGGAGAAGCAGAGCGAGGCCGAGAGCGACAGGAAGGGCAAAGCCAAGTGGAGGGAGAGCATGCCCgagggagacaggtggaggGACGACGAGGATGAGCCGCAGCGGGATGGGGACGGCTCTCAGGCAGACGATGagtatgaggaggaggaggcaggaggaggaggagagtcacACTGGATGTCAGAGAAACCTGCTCTGGGCTTCACTCCACAAGTCACCATCGTGCATCCGTCCGGCAAAAGTCCTCCAGAGGAGAGTCGGCTCTTCATAGAGAAGGACGCCGAGCAGCAGGTGGACCCTGACGGGGCCGCACAGCTCGACTCAGAGTGGACGGAGCAGGACGACAAGTACTGTGagtggaggacacacactgagcctgtgtgtgtgtgtgtgtgtgtgcagattgaTCCGTTattgtaaaaatacaatttaatacattttcacaggAAAACCATTAGGGGCAATAAGGTGTAAAATCGTACATTAAATACTGAAACCTGTATATGTGTGGAATAGATATTAGGAAAAATGTCGTATCCaacaataattaataaaaaaaaaccctgcttcATCAGCATAGAATgagaaaaaatggaaaaaaaggctcgaccaataaaaacaatcatttatttcagatttattgaTGTTTAAAATTGACATTTACACATTATGACAGTTTCCCAACACAGAAATGCAAAAGCCCACAATCAGATCAAAGTAACGTTTCTACAGACTTTTCAAGACCTGCAAGAACCAGATGTTCTTTAGAGCAAACCCAGtgaatgaaaaattaaaagGACACATTTATCAAACTTCTTACTGCTGCTGACAGTGAAGAGCAGAGATGATGCAGCTGGGGAAAAAatcctcatttcatttcaattacttttgtgacattttaaatctttgttaGTGAGACAATAGAGCGACGGCAGGAAACGAGAGGACGAGAGATGGCGAGCGACAGAATTCTCCCCGATCGTCCAATTTCTTAATCCCTCTAATCCTGCTTTTCTAACCGTCGAGAGATTTTCCTTTTCCAAACATCCTCTTCCAACACCTCTCAAATAGAATTAGGGCCAGATTAAGTCAGATTATCATTAAGTGAGATGCTCTTTGTGAAGGATCCTAAATTAACccaaatcctttttttctttttgaaaagaacagagattttttttaatttgaggaaCACCAGAGCTCACTGTGCTGTGGATTTTAggtcatttattatttaaatcataatttatttaagtgtttttaatcaggagagtttttacttaaattttttaacatttaacatgtcGCATGTAAACAGGTGAAATGTTTCCCGCAGCACATTTTCACTCTGATCTTTTCTGCTTGATCACACACAAGAAATGTCTGGAGATGAATTATGCAACgtgtttgtaaaatgtgtgtgttccctcCGCAGATCTGTGTGAGCGCGTGTGCAGTGTCAAGTTGTTGCTGGTTCTGTCGACGGTGGCCGCGGcgcttctcttccctctcctggTGTGGGGGGGCTTCGAACTCCTCCCCTTCGAGCCGCCGCTGCTGGGGAGCGCCCCCCTCAGGGTGGTGTACACGCTGCGCTGCTCCTTCTTCGCCATCATCCCCATCCTGCTCGGTACGACCCCAGCATGTGTCGCGGGTTTATTCACAGAAATCAGTGTAATGtaacaaaaatgaagccaaatcatctcggatatgaacgctgccatcttgtgctggtgatGTCACGTGgggccagagtctgcgcagtagtgatccCAGTGCAGAGCTGTCATACACGCTGTCGACCAATCGCAACACAGTCTCAGtcctgtttttataacatcaaataactaattattaACAAATTAATTCACTGACCgtaaaaatgtacaaacacaaaaaaaagacagatagtctttagaacatttttattttttttcatgtactTTGAATTATTGATTCGGCCCATATCCTATCCACTAACTTGgaagaggcagggtttatgacagccacaagggggcgatccagatgttttggcatCACTTTCCTGAAGcccgtcatgtcgtccatctttatttacagtcatgaGGTTTATTGTGCATTGAAGCAAACATAAGATGATGTAACTGAACGCTGTCGGCGGTTGAGCTGACGATGGCCCCTTGTGTCCCTGCAGGCGTGCTGGTGCAGGGCGTCGCCCGCCTGCGTCACAGTGAGATGAAGCCGCTCTTCCAGAGCAAACTGCTGAACAAGGAGGTCGCCGTGCACTGGCACTACGTCAACGAATCACTGgccctcttcctcttctactTCCTGCAGCTGGCCGTCATGGCGAGCTACATCAGCCAGGAGCTGGTCAAACTGGTGCCGCTGCTCaccatcatgtttgtttttggcaGGTACGAACGTTTAGGGTCCAAATCCGGGAGGAATGAGGGGGTCGATGTTTTCTGGTGAACGTGAAACACTCAAgtgcttcttttctttctttcccagaCTCATCTACTGGATCTGCCTCTCGCTGGGCAGCAGCTTCCGGGGCCTCGGCTTTGGCTTCTCCTTCTTCCCCATCCTGGTCATGCTGGGCGTCAACCTCTACTACGTCTGCTCGTCAGTCGGACAGGAGTCGGTGTTCGACGTTGAGCCGCCCACCACAGCTCCTCCTCCCAGGCAGCGCTGGTGGGGTTGAAAGACGACATCCGAGAGGTGACGAGGACAAACGGCTGCAAACACTTTACGACAGAACCCAAAAACCTGACTTGTTCTTTGAGCATCTTTCCAAAGTTATAATCCTTTAAGATTGTGGTTACTGGAAACACTGGGCGGAAACTCAACAGAAGAAGAACCAATACTATTAGTTTACAGAGCAGCTAAACAAACATGCTTTAATAAAGTCAGTGAATATTAACTATTAAGGATTATAACTTGtattatttgattactttgtgAACATAGAAATGCTCAAAGATCTGAATCAGGTTGGGAGTTAAAGTGAAGCTCAGGTTGTTctgtatgaatatgaaaatgcaGAAACGCAATAATATTCACAGCGACAAAAATTCTTCTGTTTATGCGACCTAAAACTCTAGAGATGTGTGAAGgagcctcttcttcctcctcctcttcttcacaatgttattatttttgtaccACTTATCTTCTGTCACAAACCTTTACACTGTCAGGAACGTCTTCTCCCGTTGAGCCGCTGATGATCCAGTTCTGAGGCTGAATCGTTTCAGTGGGATAAACCCAGAGTTTGGATGTGAtgcagaaaaacaggaaaaataaacacgtTTAAAAACTCCATCAAATGATCTGGatatgaaaagtaaatatttcaGGGATTTgatatttgcattgttttatgaatcctgtttttttattttgttgtcgCAGAACTGGTACTCGCGACatctttatactttatatttataacGAAACAcgtctttgttttattgatcaGATGCTTTAGTGACATAAGTTGCTGAGTTGTTTTTTCGTTAGTCTCGCTTATTTCTGTTGAAGGATCTTTCTCATTGTAAGAATAActgtgtatttaaagtaaatatctGCAATAAGTACCTTGAATGAGTCAAATAAAGCTTAGTTTCCAAATCTGACGATTAATTTTTGATGATTCAGATCCTACTGACGTGTGATCATTCCCTCAGacatgggaaatgtagtgaATCATTATATTTGAGTTGACTCTGTCTCCTCTGAGATGTTGATTCATGAGACAAGTTTCAACATAATCAACTCGTCTGAGCCAGAAAATGCAGCCGGTCCTGAAAGACAACTGTCGATTCAAGgttgaggatgaggaagaaagACGGACGCCACAAATATGCGACATCAACAAACATAACAAACCCACAGCAACAAAAGAACTGACGGTTCACAGCAAAGTCACCACATTAGTTTCACTGAGCTCAGATCCACTGATTCCCTTTCACCCCCGACCGCTTCTTTGTCagtaggattacgcaaaaaaagatttccacaaaact
Encoded proteins:
- the tmem79a gene encoding transmembrane protein 79, which gives rise to MSGLGGLISESIVHVAFSPDGSTAEPQVDGGVHPPWEERKKKTDEEEEEEDEVLKKGEDHGDEEEEEAISSALLEPSTLPWPGDKDKRPQTDTSDGAWSERGGSKPEERDTGISAGSLDLSEKQSEAESDRKGKAKWRESMPEGDRWRDDEDEPQRDGDGSQADDEYEEEEAGGGGESHWMSEKPALGFTPQVTIVHPSGKSPPEESRLFIEKDAEQQVDPDGAAQLDSEWTEQDDKYYLCERVCSVKLLLVLSTVAAALLFPLLVWGGFELLPFEPPLLGSAPLRVVYTLRCSFFAIIPILLGVLVQGVARLRHSEMKPLFQSKLLNKEVAVHWHYVNESLALFLFYFLQLAVMASYISQELVKLVPLLTIMFVFGRLIYWICLSLGSSFRGLGFGFSFFPILVMLGVNLYYVCSSVGQESVFDVEPPTTAPPPRQRWWG